The Bacteroidota bacterium nucleotide sequence CATGGGCACAGACCTGATTGGCAGTAAAATAGACCAGGACACCTCGTTCTCTCTTTTCGACTTCTTCCACGAACGCGGCGGCTCGTTTATCGACACTGCTAACTTCTATGCCAGTTGGTATGAAGGATGTGTTGGAGGGGAAAGTGAAACTACGATTGGTAACTGGATGAAGGCCCGCGGCAACCGGCAGCAGATCCAGATTTCTTCAAAACTCGCTTTTGATTATCCGGGCTGCTCGGGCGGATTAACCGCAGCAGAAATTGAGCGAGAATGCGAGAAAAGCCTGAAGCGCCTGCAAACCGACTACATCGACGTCTATTATGCCCACCGGGATGATTTTGAGACGCCCGTCGAAGAAACCATGGAGGCATTTGACCGACTGATAAAAGCCGGCAAAATAAGGGCAATCGGAGCGAGCAATCTCTGGTTGTGGCGTATTGCTGAAGCCAACATGGTCAGTCAGCTCAACAACTGGGCGCAGTACGCCGTTGTCGAGCAGCGGTACACGTACCTCAGGCCGCGGCATGGTGCTGATTTTGGCCCGCAGATCTGCATCGACGAGGACATGAAGCGCTATGCTGCACACCACAACATAACGCTCATCGGCTACTCCATCCTGCTTCAGGGCGCCTATACGCGCGATGACAAACCCATGCCGGCCCAGTTTGCCGGCCCTGAAGCAGATGACCGCCTCGCCATGTTGGCCGCCATTGCCAGCGAAACAGGCGGCACAATGAACCAGGTTATCGTTGCTTGGATGCGTCAAAGCAGTCCGTTTGTGCTGCCCATCATAGCCGGCAGCAAAACAGCCCAGCTTGATGAAA carries:
- a CDS encoding aldo/keto reductase; the encoded protein is MGTDLIGSKIDQDTSFSLFDFFHERGGSFIDTANFYASWYEGCVGGESETTIGNWMKARGNRQQIQISSKLAFDYPGCSGGLTAAEIERECEKSLKRLQTDYIDVYYAHRDDFETPVEETMEAFDRLIKAGKIRAIGASNLWLWRIAEANMVSQLNNWAQYAVVEQRYTYLRPRHGADFGPQICIDEDMKRYAAHHNITLIGYSILLQGAYTRDDKPMPAQFAGPEADDRLAMLAAIASETGGTMNQVIVAWMRQSSPFVLPIIAGSKTAQLDENISALDLTLSADQMERLNTAGNPDVKKAWLR